One genomic window of Evansella cellulosilytica DSM 2522 includes the following:
- a CDS encoding amidohydrolase has protein sequence MIEKLDEILEENFHEMVSVRRYLHQHPELSFKEVETPKYIANYHRNLGSDVKEFVGGRGVVATLKGKLPGPTVALRADFDALPIQEENDLPYKSLVPGVMHACGHDGHTAQLLLLAKALHAIKDKLAGTVVFIHQHAEEYAPGGAIDMIKDGCLEGVDVIFGTHLWATEPLGKVQYNTGALMAAADRFEIVVKGKGGHGAQPHYTKDAILIGSQIVQSLQHIVSRRVDPLDSVVISFGAFEAKNAFNVIADTAKLEGTVRTFDEGVQNNVINYMKEVIDGIAQSYGATAQFNYYKGYPALINHHDEGELVKEVSLNTPSIKEVEYAKPQMGGEDFSYYLQHVKGAFFFTGAMAPDTVDPYPHHHPKFNFDEKAMLHAAKLLGRLTIKAFDEYKRG, from the coding sequence ATGATTGAAAAATTAGATGAAATACTAGAAGAAAACTTTCATGAGATGGTTAGTGTAAGAAGGTATTTACATCAACATCCTGAACTCTCGTTTAAAGAAGTGGAAACCCCTAAATATATAGCAAACTACCACAGAAATTTAGGGAGTGATGTAAAAGAATTTGTTGGAGGTAGAGGCGTAGTGGCTACTTTAAAGGGAAAACTCCCTGGACCAACAGTCGCTTTAAGAGCCGATTTTGACGCATTACCTATCCAAGAGGAGAACGATCTTCCATATAAATCCCTCGTCCCTGGGGTCATGCATGCATGTGGACATGATGGACATACCGCACAATTACTATTGCTTGCAAAAGCACTTCATGCTATTAAAGACAAATTAGCAGGTACTGTAGTATTTATTCATCAACATGCGGAAGAGTATGCACCTGGTGGGGCAATAGATATGATTAAAGACGGATGTTTAGAAGGGGTAGATGTCATATTTGGAACACACCTCTGGGCAACTGAACCGTTAGGGAAGGTTCAATACAACACAGGAGCATTAATGGCTGCTGCAGACCGTTTTGAAATTGTGGTTAAAGGGAAAGGCGGTCACGGTGCTCAGCCGCATTATACAAAAGATGCGATATTAATTGGGAGTCAAATCGTCCAATCTCTTCAGCATATCGTAAGCCGGCGAGTAGATCCTTTAGACTCTGTCGTTATTAGTTTCGGCGCATTTGAAGCAAAGAATGCCTTTAATGTCATTGCCGACACTGCCAAGCTTGAGGGCACAGTGCGAACATTCGATGAAGGCGTTCAAAATAATGTGATTAATTATATGAAAGAAGTGATAGACGGTATTGCTCAGAGCTATGGTGCTACGGCTCAATTTAACTATTACAAGGGCTATCCCGCTCTCATTAATCATCATGATGAAGGCGAGCTTGTGAAAGAAGTTTCACTAAATACTCCTAGTATTAAGGAAGTAGAATACGCAAAACCACAAATGGGTGGGGAAGACTTTAGCTATTACTTGCAGCACGTGAAAGGCGCATTCTTTTTTACAGGTGCAATGGCCCCAGATACAGTTGATCCTTATCCACATCACCATCCGAAATTTAATTTCGATGAAAAAGCGATGCTACATGCAGCAAAATTACTTGGTAGACTAACGATAAAAGCGTTTGACGAATATAAACGAGGTTGA
- a CDS encoding ABC transporter permease, producing MVNDKQIWIKRRADYWGMAIKYLKLIGNSGFLFALYLLFVFGSYYYGKFLQWLPETFPATIFFTIVFTWMITRGRVRTFAKQGDLFFLTPTEKKLSSYFRSAMYYSWGMETVYLSFLFLLLAPLFFDRIHSSGAFMLTILCFLSFLKCWNLMTSFEEQRLQEKNRYYLHGFIRLGLNAITIYALFTFQSIFFIGALVLLLVIFYFGYFQKLGKTHSLKWERLVEIENQTVMTFYRIANSFTDVPVLKSKVRPRKWLSFLFSFVKYKKAHVYHYLFIRAFTRSNDYFGIYIRLTLLAILFVSVIEIDWGRWFIVILFSYMTALQIQTLKHHFDTSSMVEIYPVSMKEKFRSHQYWLYILGTFQALIFSLSSSIMYSLYEALFVFVMTLTVYIIHSVLLLKRVYAKQ from the coding sequence ATGGTGAACGATAAGCAAATTTGGATAAAGCGTAGAGCAGATTATTGGGGAATGGCGATAAAATACTTAAAGCTGATCGGAAATAGTGGCTTTTTGTTTGCGCTATACCTTTTATTTGTTTTTGGTAGCTATTATTACGGGAAATTTCTACAATGGTTACCAGAGACGTTTCCAGCAACAATTTTTTTTACGATTGTTTTTACATGGATGATTACGAGGGGAAGAGTGAGAACTTTTGCTAAGCAAGGAGACTTGTTCTTTTTAACACCTACTGAAAAAAAGCTCTCTTCGTATTTTCGTTCTGCTATGTACTACAGCTGGGGAATGGAAACAGTGTATCTTTCTTTCCTATTTTTATTATTAGCACCTTTATTTTTTGACCGTATTCATTCTTCTGGAGCCTTTATGCTTACAATCCTTTGTTTCCTTAGCTTTTTAAAGTGTTGGAATTTAATGACTAGCTTTGAAGAACAGAGGCTTCAAGAAAAAAATCGTTACTATCTTCATGGATTTATCAGACTTGGTTTAAATGCGATTACGATTTACGCATTGTTTACATTTCAATCAATCTTTTTTATTGGTGCACTAGTCCTTTTATTAGTCATTTTTTATTTCGGCTATTTTCAGAAGCTCGGAAAAACACATAGCTTAAAGTGGGAAAGACTCGTTGAAATTGAAAATCAAACTGTCATGACTTTTTATAGAATTGCAAACTCATTCACGGATGTTCCAGTATTAAAATCTAAAGTTCGACCGAGAAAATGGTTATCGTTTCTGTTTTCATTCGTAAAATATAAAAAGGCACACGTTTACCATTATTTATTTATCCGAGCATTTACACGATCAAACGATTATTTCGGAATTTACATTAGGTTGACGTTACTCGCTATTTTATTTGTTAGCGTTATTGAAATAGACTGGGGACGTTGGTTTATTGTCATTTTATTTTCTTACATGACAGCTTTACAGATTCAAACTTTAAAGCATCATTTTGATACGAGTAGTATGGTAGAAATTTATCCAGTTTCTATGAAAGAAAAATTTAGAAGCCATCAATATTGGCTATATATACTGGGGACATTTCAAGCGCTTATTTTTAGTTTATCTAGTTCTATCATGTATAGCTTATATGAGGCTTTGTTTGTTTTTGTTATGACCTTGACGGTGTATATAATACATAGCGTCCTGTTACTGAAAAGAGTTTATGCGAAGCAATAA
- a CDS encoding cytochrome c biogenesis CcdA family protein, with amino-acid sequence MTVLSVFNISEFTFLSIWIALFAGIVSFLSPCVFPLVPAYIAQLTGSNISNNEVIADRKLILTRSIGFIIGFSSIFLVLGFYSSYLGSLFIENSQLLERLGGIVIVLFGLQLMGIFSFNFLMSEKRLMRPSKTTSFGRSILFGLVFAAGWSPCIGLVLGSILALASQSGGAFGGVILLLVYSLGLGIPFLIVAMLYSKSLEKIRNINRYLPIIQKASGVIMILLGVMLFTGLFSRLAAYLARFIPFYL; translated from the coding sequence ATGACAGTTTTGAGTGTTTTTAATATAAGTGAATTTACATTTCTATCTATATGGATTGCTTTGTTTGCAGGCATAGTATCATTCCTTTCCCCTTGCGTTTTCCCTTTAGTACCTGCATATATAGCACAGCTTACTGGAAGCAACATTTCAAATAACGAAGTGATCGCAGATAGGAAACTAATATTAACAAGAAGCATCGGCTTTATTATCGGTTTCTCTTCCATTTTTTTAGTGCTTGGGTTTTATTCCTCCTATTTAGGTAGTTTATTTATCGAAAATAGCCAATTGCTAGAAAGACTTGGGGGCATCGTTATTGTGTTATTCGGCCTTCAATTGATGGGAATATTTAGTTTTAATTTCTTAATGAGTGAAAAAAGACTTATGAGGCCTTCTAAAACGACAAGCTTTGGACGCTCAATACTATTTGGACTTGTTTTTGCTGCGGGTTGGTCACCATGTATTGGATTAGTTTTAGGTTCTATTCTAGCACTTGCTTCACAAAGTGGTGGTGCTTTTGGTGGCGTAATATTATTACTAGTTTATTCTCTCGGATTAGGTATTCCGTTTTTAATAGTTGCGATGCTTTATTCCAAGTCTTTAGAAAAAATTAGAAATATTAATCGATACTTACCAATTATTCAAAAGGCTAGTGGCGTTATTATGATCTTATTAGGTGTTATGCTATTTACTGGATTATTTTCAAGATTAGCAGCATATTTAGCAAGGTTTATTCCTTTTTACTTATAA
- a CDS encoding ABC transporter ATP-binding protein, which produces MESLLHINQLQGGYQRTRPVLHDISFSVNSHEIVGLIGLNGAGKSTTIKHILGLMEPHKGEVRLLGKTWAESGDDYRQALAYIPEMPLLYDEMTLWEHLELTAMAYHIDEETFKERADSLLKEFRMEKMKKWFPSYFSKGMRQKVMIMCAFLVRPSLYVADEPFVGLDPIGIKSFLDRMVEMKRQGCGVLMSTHILATAEKYCDRFILLHEGKIVLQGTLKELQQQANMPGADLDEIYVVMTKEDE; this is translated from the coding sequence ATGGAATCATTATTACATATAAATCAATTGCAGGGTGGTTACCAACGTACTCGACCAGTTTTACATGATATTTCTTTTTCTGTTAATAGTCATGAGATTGTAGGTTTAATTGGATTAAATGGTGCGGGGAAAAGTACAACGATTAAACATATTTTAGGCTTAATGGAACCTCACAAGGGGGAAGTGCGCTTGCTCGGAAAAACTTGGGCTGAAAGCGGAGATGACTATCGTCAAGCGTTAGCATATATTCCAGAGATGCCATTACTCTATGATGAAATGACACTTTGGGAGCATTTAGAGTTGACTGCAATGGCTTATCATATTGATGAAGAAACATTTAAAGAGAGAGCGGACTCACTTTTAAAGGAGTTTAGGATGGAAAAAATGAAAAAGTGGTTTCCATCTTATTTTTCAAAAGGAATGCGACAAAAGGTCATGATTATGTGCGCATTTTTAGTGAGACCCTCATTATATGTAGCCGATGAGCCGTTTGTAGGTTTAGATCCTATTGGAATTAAATCTTTCTTAGATCGCATGGTTGAAATGAAACGTCAAGGATGTGGTGTGTTAATGTCTACACATATTTTAGCTACTGCGGAAAAATACTGTGATCGATTTATATTACTTCATGAAGGGAAAATTGTTTTACAAGGCACATTAAAAGAATTGCAACAGCAAGCGAACATGCCAGGCGCAGATTTAGATGAGATTTACGTAGTGATGACAAAGGAAGATGAATAA
- the hemH gene encoding ferrochelatase, which translates to MTLKKTVGLLVMAYGTPRSLDEVEQYYTHIRRGRKPSQEQLDDLIERYEAIGGISPLAKITEEQTDRLEKELNRRYSDRQFKAYQGLKHIDPFIEDAVLAMKEDGIEEAVSIVLAPHYSTFSVKSYNGRAKEESESIEGPKITSVESWYTEPKFIEYWADQIVKTRETMSEEERSNHVVIFSAHSLPEKILQNGDPYPEQLKETAALIAEKAGVKNYEIGWQSEGNTPEPWLGPDVQDLTRDLYNKNEYKAFVYCPVGFVADHLEVLYDNDYECKVVTDELGVAYYRPEMPNAKDAFIDTLATVIQKTIKDAQ; encoded by the coding sequence ATGACGTTGAAAAAAACGGTAGGTTTATTAGTAATGGCTTATGGAACACCAAGAAGCCTTGATGAAGTAGAACAGTACTATACGCATATTCGTAGAGGGAGAAAGCCTTCTCAAGAACAGTTAGATGACCTTATTGAAAGATATGAAGCTATTGGAGGAATATCCCCTTTGGCAAAAATTACAGAAGAGCAAACAGATAGATTAGAAAAGGAATTAAATCGCCGTTATTCTGATAGACAGTTTAAGGCTTACCAAGGATTAAAGCATATTGATCCATTTATTGAAGATGCGGTTCTTGCTATGAAAGAAGATGGTATTGAAGAAGCTGTCAGTATTGTCCTAGCACCACATTACTCTACTTTTAGTGTGAAATCGTATAACGGACGAGCAAAGGAAGAATCAGAATCAATCGAAGGCCCTAAAATCACTTCTGTAGAAAGCTGGTATACAGAACCTAAGTTCATTGAATATTGGGCAGATCAAATTGTAAAAACGAGAGAAACGATGTCAGAGGAAGAAAGAAGTAATCATGTAGTTATTTTCTCTGCACACAGTTTACCTGAAAAGATTTTACAAAACGGTGACCCTTACCCTGAGCAATTAAAGGAAACAGCTGCATTAATTGCGGAAAAAGCAGGGGTGAAAAATTACGAAATTGGTTGGCAGAGTGAAGGGAACACGCCAGAGCCTTGGTTAGGACCAGATGTTCAAGACTTAACAAGAGATTTATATAACAAAAATGAGTATAAAGCATTTGTATACTGTCCTGTTGGGTTTGTAGCGGATCATTTAGAAGTTTTGTATGACAATGACTATGAATGTAAAGTAGTAACGGATGAATTAGGAGTAGCTTACTATCGACCGGAAATGCCAAATGCAAAAGATGCCTTTATAGATACGCTCGCGACTGTTATTCAAAAAACGATAAAGGATGCTCAATAA
- the hemE gene encoding uroporphyrinogen decarboxylase: protein MSQEKSFNDLFLKACKKEAVDHVPVWYMRQAGRSQPEYRELKKKYSLEEITHRPETCAYVTKLPVDQYNNDAAILYKDIMTPLPAIGVDVKIKSGIGPVISNPIESIKDVSNLGEITPEKDVDFVLETIKILRGQLEVPLISFSGAPFTLASYMIEGGPSKNYNQTKSFMYSQKEAWFLLMDKLASMTISYVKAQIKAGAQAIQIFDSWVGALNQEDYRTFVKPVMHRIFTELKGEDVPLIMFGVGARHLTSDWHDLPLDVVGLDWRYPIKEARENGITKAVQGNLDPSVLMAPWNVIEEKAKEIIDEGMKQPGFIFNLGHGVFPEIQPATLKRLTSFVHEYSAEKMSVLK, encoded by the coding sequence ATGAGTCAGGAAAAAAGTTTTAATGATTTGTTTTTAAAAGCGTGTAAAAAAGAGGCTGTTGATCACGTGCCTGTATGGTATATGAGGCAGGCTGGAAGATCACAGCCAGAATATAGAGAGCTTAAAAAGAAGTATTCACTTGAGGAAATTACACATCGACCGGAGACCTGTGCATATGTAACGAAGCTTCCTGTTGATCAGTATAATAACGATGCTGCAATTCTATATAAAGATATTATGACGCCGCTACCCGCGATTGGTGTTGATGTGAAGATTAAGTCTGGTATAGGTCCAGTTATAAGTAATCCAATTGAGTCGATTAAGGATGTTTCAAATCTAGGAGAAATTACGCCTGAAAAAGATGTGGATTTTGTTTTAGAGACGATAAAAATATTACGAGGACAGCTAGAAGTACCTCTGATCAGCTTTAGTGGAGCACCATTTACATTAGCGAGTTATATGATTGAAGGTGGACCTTCAAAAAACTATAATCAAACGAAATCATTTATGTATTCTCAAAAAGAAGCTTGGTTTTTACTTATGGACAAATTAGCAAGTATGACAATTTCATATGTAAAGGCGCAAATTAAGGCTGGTGCACAAGCTATCCAAATTTTTGACTCATGGGTTGGTGCATTAAATCAAGAAGACTATCGTACGTTTGTAAAACCAGTGATGCATCGTATTTTTACAGAACTTAAAGGGGAAGACGTACCATTAATTATGTTTGGCGTAGGAGCGCGTCATCTAACTAGTGATTGGCACGATTTACCTTTAGATGTAGTTGGCTTAGATTGGAGATATCCAATTAAAGAAGCGAGAGAGAATGGCATTACAAAAGCAGTTCAAGGAAACTTAGACCCTAGCGTGTTAATGGCACCTTGGAATGTGATTGAAGAAAAAGCAAAGGAAATTATAGACGAAGGTATGAAGCAACCAGGCTTTATTTTTAATTTAGGACATGGTGTCTTCCCAGAAATTCAACCAGCAACACTGAAGCGACTAACTAGTTTTGTTCATGAATATTCAGCTGAGAAGATGTCTGTATTGAAATAA
- a CDS encoding EcsC family protein, protein MTYIDKVERELDRWERRIKRPPSVTSKLTKGWQNKINAKIPERFHQTVAESVKQMVKATLFGSDYFSDQKVMTNLTLEERERELEKVIEKYKRTAALEGAGTGAGGILLGMADFPLLLSIKMKFLFDSAKIYGHDVSDYRERLFLLSIFQLAFSKEEKKLAALKRIKNWKATFKQLPEEKGHLNSIDWKTFQLEYRDFIDLPKMMQLIPGFGAIVGAIANYKFLDLLADHAKNSFRYRMLR, encoded by the coding sequence ATGACTTATATAGATAAGGTAGAAAGGGAGCTTGATAGGTGGGAAAGAAGAATTAAGCGACCTCCATCTGTAACGAGCAAACTGACAAAAGGGTGGCAAAATAAGATTAATGCTAAAATTCCAGAGCGCTTTCATCAAACAGTAGCTGAAAGTGTGAAGCAAATGGTTAAAGCTACTTTGTTCGGGAGTGATTACTTTTCAGACCAAAAAGTAATGACAAACCTTACCTTAGAGGAAAGAGAAAGAGAACTCGAGAAAGTTATCGAAAAGTATAAGCGTACTGCAGCATTAGAAGGGGCAGGTACTGGTGCTGGAGGAATTCTCCTTGGAATGGCAGATTTCCCTTTATTATTGAGTATTAAAATGAAGTTTCTCTTTGATTCAGCCAAAATATATGGTCATGATGTTTCTGATTATCGTGAAAGACTATTTTTACTGTCTATTTTTCAGCTCGCTTTTTCTAAGGAAGAAAAAAAACTTGCAGCGCTAAAGAGAATAAAAAATTGGAAAGCAACTTTTAAACAACTGCCGGAAGAGAAAGGACATTTAAACAGTATTGATTGGAAGACTTTCCAGCTGGAATATCGAGATTTTATCGATCTACCTAAAATGATGCAATTAATCCCTGGATTTGGCGCGATAGTCGGTGCAATTGCCAATTATAAGTTCTTAGATTTATTAGCTGATCATGCTAAAAATAGCTTTCGATACCGCATGTTAAGATAA
- a CDS encoding transglycosylase domain-containing protein — MSKKRIIFGVAFLFTTVITGFTLYLCIILYGNYTIDNKQFVMNETTTVEDFQGEVISHLYLENRYLVSIDEIPDHVKHAFIAVEDHRFYSHQGIDFKSIGRALYRDIVTRSKAEGASTITQQLAKNVFLSSEKTVLRKTKEVLIAVNLESRYSKDEILEMYLNRIYFGHGAYGIQAASQLYFNKDVSDLTVDEGALLAALPKAPNHFSPLKDLERGKDRRNVVLGLMERHGYLSAEEAVRLQGRNIPVNHVAQTNNAAYHSYIDLVLEEAEQKYHLSEEEILRGGYRIVVEMDRNLQQTTYDLFQDPNNFPASTGENIVEGSIVLISNETGGVAAVQGGREYVRKGFNRAHAKRQPGSIFKPLAVFAPALETGTFHPYSIIPDEEIDYGGYIPRNFSNTYEGEITIYDAMKDSANAPAVWLLNELGTDVAKNSLEKQNIPLDDNGLAIALGGIRDGVSPLQIAAAYSTYANSGNYREPFYIRAIYDRNGVLVAQNEGIEMEVLSPQTAWYMTRMLEAVVSDGTGNTGVYDGPLAGKTGTTAYENVAGANRDIWFAGYTPELSGAIWMGYDRTDENNFLTASSSVPTTLFKNVLSQSINEEEREVAFHIPNGIEDLDAPIRFVGIHDLSAKASLSWSGGKVNLSWSGSDDERLQYIIYEKTDEGTKKIAEITDTEYTINRVNLFSLNSYIVVPYNPQIEREGEPSNIAKAEFHLFSNEAS; from the coding sequence ATGTCGAAAAAACGCATAATTTTTGGTGTTGCCTTTTTATTCACAACAGTAATCACAGGATTTACGCTATATTTATGTATTATACTTTATGGGAATTATACAATTGATAATAAACAATTCGTTATGAATGAAACGACAACAGTAGAGGACTTCCAAGGTGAGGTTATTAGTCATTTATATTTAGAAAATAGGTACCTAGTATCTATCGATGAAATACCAGACCATGTGAAGCATGCTTTTATCGCAGTTGAAGATCACCGGTTTTATTCTCATCAAGGAATTGACTTTAAATCAATTGGCCGGGCTTTATATAGAGATATCGTCACACGTTCTAAAGCAGAAGGTGCGAGTACGATCACGCAGCAGTTGGCAAAAAATGTGTTTCTTTCTTCTGAAAAAACGGTCTTAAGAAAAACGAAGGAAGTTTTAATTGCAGTTAACTTGGAAAGTAGGTATTCAAAAGACGAGATTTTGGAAATGTACTTAAACCGCATTTATTTTGGTCATGGGGCTTACGGGATCCAAGCGGCAAGTCAATTATATTTTAATAAGGATGTTTCTGATCTAACAGTAGATGAAGGAGCGTTATTAGCTGCGCTGCCGAAAGCTCCTAATCACTTCTCTCCTCTAAAGGATTTAGAGAGAGGGAAGGACCGAAGGAATGTTGTTTTAGGGTTAATGGAGCGTCACGGTTATTTATCGGCAGAAGAAGCTGTACGTCTTCAAGGGAGGAATATTCCAGTAAATCATGTAGCACAAACGAATAATGCAGCTTATCATTCTTATATTGATTTAGTATTAGAAGAGGCAGAACAAAAGTATCATCTCTCCGAGGAAGAAATCCTTAGAGGTGGATATCGAATTGTAGTAGAAATGGATCGTAATTTGCAACAAACGACCTATGATTTGTTCCAAGATCCAAATAATTTCCCTGCTTCAACAGGAGAGAATATAGTAGAAGGTAGCATTGTGCTTATTAGTAATGAAACAGGCGGTGTTGCTGCAGTCCAAGGGGGAAGAGAATATGTTCGCAAGGGGTTCAATCGCGCACATGCAAAACGCCAGCCAGGTTCTATTTTTAAACCATTGGCTGTATTTGCCCCAGCGCTAGAAACGGGAACATTTCACCCTTATTCCATCATTCCTGATGAAGAAATAGATTATGGAGGTTATATTCCTAGGAATTTTTCGAATACGTATGAGGGAGAAATAACCATTTACGATGCAATGAAAGATTCAGCAAATGCGCCAGCTGTTTGGCTTTTAAATGAGCTAGGTACTGATGTAGCCAAGAATAGTCTAGAAAAGCAAAATATACCTCTTGATGATAACGGTCTTGCAATCGCATTAGGTGGTATTCGCGATGGTGTAAGTCCATTACAAATAGCTGCAGCCTATAGCACGTATGCTAATAGTGGAAATTACAGAGAACCTTTTTATATTAGAGCAATATATGATCGCAATGGTGTTCTCGTTGCCCAAAATGAAGGCATTGAAATGGAAGTGCTGTCTCCACAAACAGCTTGGTATATGACAAGGATGTTGGAGGCCGTTGTCTCTGATGGAACCGGAAATACGGGCGTTTACGATGGTCCTTTAGCTGGTAAAACAGGTACTACTGCTTATGAAAATGTCGCAGGCGCCAACCGAGATATTTGGTTCGCAGGCTATACCCCGGAACTATCAGGGGCTATTTGGATGGGGTATGATCGGACAGATGAAAATAACTTCTTAACAGCAAGTAGTAGTGTACCTACAACATTGTTTAAAAACGTACTCTCGCAATCGATAAATGAAGAAGAAAGAGAAGTTGCATTTCATATTCCCAATGGTATTGAAGACTTAGATGCACCAATTCGGTTTGTCGGTATTCATGATTTATCGGCAAAAGCTTCCCTTAGTTGGTCTGGAGGGAAAGTAAACCTTTCCTGGTCAGGTAGTGATGATGAGCGACTTCAATATATTATTTATGAAAAAACAGATGAAGGAACAAAAAAAATAGCAGAAATTACAGATACTGAATATACAATAAATCGAGTTAATCTATTTTCGTTAAATTCATATATTGTTGTTCCTTATAATCCACAAATCGAAAGAGAAGGGGAACCATCAAACATTGCGAAAGCAGAGTTTCATTTATTTTCAAATGAGGCTTCCTAG
- the hemY gene encoding protoporphyrinogen oxidase, with amino-acid sequence MPKRIAIIGGGITGLSAAYYLQKELSKSNSDAEFVLYEAADELGGKIKTSYRDGFISELGPDSFLARKKSMAELAKEVGLENDLVHNSSGKSYILHNDTLYPMPGGAIMGIPTQWGPFLKTRLFSPAGKARAAGDLFLPKVMKNGEDVSLGSFFRKRLGNEVVDKLIEPLLSGIYAGNIDKLSLQATFPHFEQIEKKYGSMILGMKSSIAKQQEGKPKNRGKTKPKGMFLSFKGGLQSFVRAIEEQLDKSVVKKNAKLLQIKKVDNRYRLLFEDGRDDVVDYMLITTPHHITYQLLKDYSAVSYLGKMPATSVATVVLAFPKSAIKKDIDGSGFVVSKKSNYSITACTWTHKKWEHSTPEGYAQLRGYVGREGNEDIVFRSDEEIIHAVMKDLSAIMDIEGEPKFSTVTRWKEAMPQYEVGHRNNLNDVYVSMKKQLPGVYLTGGSFEGIGMPDCIDQGKKGVSNLLSELGAN; translated from the coding sequence ATGCCGAAACGTATTGCAATTATTGGTGGTGGTATTACAGGTTTAAGTGCCGCCTATTATTTACAAAAGGAGTTATCCAAGTCAAACAGTGATGCAGAATTCGTGTTGTATGAAGCGGCTGACGAGCTAGGTGGTAAAATTAAAACATCTTATCGCGATGGATTTATATCAGAACTAGGACCTGATTCATTTTTGGCTAGGAAAAAAAGTATGGCTGAATTAGCGAAAGAAGTTGGATTAGAAAATGACCTCGTACATAACAGCTCAGGTAAGTCCTATATTCTTCACAATGATACACTTTATCCCATGCCAGGCGGGGCAATTATGGGGATACCAACACAGTGGGGGCCATTCTTAAAAACTCGTTTATTCTCTCCAGCTGGAAAAGCTAGAGCAGCTGGGGATCTGTTTTTACCGAAAGTAATGAAAAACGGTGAAGATGTGTCATTAGGGAGCTTTTTCAGAAAACGGCTTGGTAATGAAGTTGTTGATAAGCTAATTGAACCGTTACTATCTGGTATTTATGCAGGAAACATTGACAAACTTAGCTTACAAGCAACATTTCCACACTTTGAACAAATAGAAAAGAAGTATGGTAGCATGATTTTAGGTATGAAGTCTTCAATAGCTAAACAGCAGGAAGGGAAGCCAAAAAATAGGGGAAAAACAAAGCCGAAGGGAATGTTTCTATCTTTTAAAGGTGGACTTCAATCTTTTGTTAGAGCGATCGAAGAGCAATTAGACAAATCTGTAGTGAAGAAGAATGCAAAGCTTCTGCAAATAAAAAAAGTTGATAATCGATATCGGTTGCTATTCGAGGATGGAAGAGATGATGTAGTGGATTATATGCTTATAACAACCCCTCATCATATTACTTATCAGTTATTAAAGGATTATTCAGCAGTAAGTTATTTAGGCAAAATGCCTGCAACTTCAGTAGCCACCGTCGTTCTTGCTTTCCCAAAATCAGCAATAAAGAAAGATATTGACGGCTCTGGTTTCGTTGTTTCTAAAAAGTCAAACTACTCCATTACTGCTTGTACATGGACACACAAAAAATGGGAGCATTCTACTCCTGAAGGTTATGCACAATTACGTGGCTATGTAGGGAGGGAAGGAAACGAAGACATCGTATTCCGATCAGATGAAGAAATTATACATGCAGTTATGAAGGATTTGAGTGCAATAATGGATATAGAAGGAGAACCGAAGTTTTCTACTGTAACACGCTGGAAAGAGGCGATGCCTCAATACGAAGTAGGTCATAGGAATAATTTAAATGATGTTTATGTCAGTATGAAGAAGCAATTACCTGGAGTTTACTTGACGGGTGGATCCTTTGAAGGGATTGGTATGCCTGATTGTATCGATCAAGGAAAAAAAGGTGTAAGTAATTTGTTGTCTGAGCTTGGAGCTAACTGA